The genomic window TCGCCGACACCCAGCGGCTGTTGCGCATCCTGAACGACCGGAACGTCAGAGCGACCTTCTACGTTGTCGGCACGAACGTCCAGAAGAACCCGTCAACGGTGCGTGCCGCGGCGCTCGCCGGCCATCAGATAGGCAACCACAGCTGGGACCACGCCAACCTGACCAAGCTCAGCACCGCGAAGATCAAGTCGCAGCTCTCCCGTACGGACACGGTGATCAAGCAGGCGACCGGCACGAAGCCAACCACCTTCCGCGCCCCCTACGGCGCCCACAACGCGGCTGTCCGCACGGCTGCCGGGCGACCGCTGGTGCACTGGAGCGTCGATACCCTCGACTGGAAGCACCGCGACAGCGCCCGGATCATCAAGACCGTCAATGCGGAGACCAAGCCCGGGGACATCGTCCTCCTGCACGACATTCACAAGACGACGGTCGACGCGGTGCCAGGCATCATCAAGGCCCTCAAGGCACGAGGCTTCCACTTCGTGACCGTCGACCAGCTCTTCGCTCCGAGCAAGCTGCCCACCGGGAAGGTCACTTACCACAACCGCGCCGCCTACCGGCCGTGACCGGGGCCGTCGCCACGTGTGCGCGGCAAGCACCTGAAACGGCGGAACCTGCCAGGCCCGCCCGGCTGGCGGGGGACGTCCACTCGATCTGATGCTCCGCCAACTCTCCTACGCGCGCCGACTCACGGCTTCCTCTGCGAGGCCGTCCACCGTGACGGAGAAGCGCTTCAACGGCTTTGCCGGGATGCCCTGGCGCCCTTCCGGGATGTCCTCGGCAAGGTCGTTGACGAAGCCCAGCCGCCGACTGCCGTCGATGAGCGTCCGGCACCCGGCGCGGAACTGTCCGTCGTCGCTCTCCGGGCCGGCAACGACGTGATCAGCATGAAACCCGCCAGCGAGTAGGCATCCGCAGAGGCCTGGCGATCGGACTCCGTGGCGAAGCCGGCGGAGCTCCAACTCGGCGGTGGCGGCCAGGGACCGCCGCCCGCGCCCTCACGGGGCGCAGGCCATGGCGATCGACAGGCTGTTCTCATAGAGGTGGTGTCGAGTGATGCGGCCGTCCTCCACGGTGAGGCGCAGCGCGAACGGCCCTTCGAAGGACTTCCCCGTCGCGCGTACCGTCCCCGACAAGTGCCCCATCAGGACGGCGTCGGTGCCGTCGACGAGGAGGGTGTCGACCGACGCGCGCGCCTCCTCGGGCACGGTGTACTCCATCAACTCCGTGAGTTGCGCCGCACATTCGACGCCGGTGGATCGCGGGCGGATCCACGGCACGCCGGGGTTCTCGGCGAGCAGCCAGTCGACCTCGTCGGCGAACAGCGCAACGAGCCGGCCGATGTCCCCGGCCACCCGGGCGGCGAGGTACTCCTGCACGGCGGCCCGGGTGGCCTCGGTGACGGTGCTCGCGGCGGCGGCTGAACTCATCGTGCGGACAGTGGACGTGACGGACATGAGGCTCTCCTCGCGACTGCGGCCGGATCGTGGCGGGTTCTCTTCGATGTGCTCGATCCTGCCGGTCAGGGGAGAGCCGGTCGATTACCCCAGGGGTAATGGGTTGCCTGGAGCGTCCGCTTCTCGTGCGGGAACGGGAATCAGGGTGCCTTCCGCCTGCGTTCGCACAGCAGTCGGTCCCCGCTCTTCCCCAGCTTGTCCCGCCGTCGCTTCGCCCTGGAGGCCTTTGTCGTGTCGGAGTTGGAGATCGATGCCGTAGTGCTCGATGTGCTCGGCACCCTGGTCGATGAACCCGCCGGTCTGCGGGCCGGGA from Streptomyces sp. DSM 40750 includes these protein-coding regions:
- a CDS encoding nuclear transport factor 2 family protein yields the protein MSVTSTVRTMSSAAAASTVTEATRAAVQEYLAARVAGDIGRLVALFADEVDWLLAENPGVPWIRPRSTGVECAAQLTELMEYTVPEEARASVDTLLVDGTDAVLMGHLSGTVRATGKSFEGPFALRLTVEDGRITRHHLYENSLSIAMACAP
- a CDS encoding polysaccharide deacetylase family protein, whose product is MHRRLVTSAITAALCGTTLAGTATYASAAPLAVDCRKVKCVALTFDDGPVADTQRLLRILNDRNVRATFYVVGTNVQKNPSTVRAAALAGHQIGNHSWDHANLTKLSTAKIKSQLSRTDTVIKQATGTKPTTFRAPYGAHNAAVRTAAGRPLVHWSVDTLDWKHRDSARIIKTVNAETKPGDIVLLHDIHKTTVDAVPGIIKALKARGFHFVTVDQLFAPSKLPTGKVTYHNRAAYRP